The following proteins are co-located in the Wenzhouxiangella marina genome:
- a CDS encoding 2OG-Fe(II) oxygenase: MSSNAETLTRPQPPAQGRALPTLLDGEALAAIPTGQFRDAQPYPWLNPEGLLTDEAFDLLRANLPEVEQMKASFGRKRAHGQTPHDRYALEYHPGLDIHPVWHQLIEELNGPVYQNWLARLFATRRFRLSYHWHYAPRGASVSPHCDAKRKLGSHIFYFNTPDEWDERWGGETVVLDDGGRFSRASAPDFDDFDRAWTAKAMGNRSLLFQRQGNSWHGVRRLDCPEGRLRKVFIIVVNADNLAGRLRRLFHRPDGA; this comes from the coding sequence ATGTCCAGCAACGCCGAAACCCTGACCCGCCCGCAGCCCCCGGCCCAGGGCCGAGCCCTTCCGACCCTGCTCGATGGCGAGGCCCTGGCCGCGATCCCCACCGGCCAGTTCCGCGATGCTCAGCCCTACCCCTGGCTGAACCCCGAGGGCCTGTTGACCGACGAGGCCTTCGACCTGCTGCGCGCCAATCTGCCCGAAGTCGAGCAGATGAAGGCCAGCTTCGGCCGCAAACGAGCGCATGGACAGACCCCCCATGATCGCTACGCCCTCGAATACCATCCCGGACTCGACATCCATCCGGTCTGGCACCAGCTGATCGAAGAGCTGAACGGCCCCGTCTACCAGAACTGGCTGGCCCGGTTGTTCGCCACGCGTCGCTTCCGCCTCAGCTACCACTGGCACTACGCTCCGCGCGGGGCCTCGGTCTCGCCGCACTGCGATGCCAAGCGCAAGCTCGGCTCCCACATCTTCTACTTCAACACCCCGGACGAATGGGATGAGCGCTGGGGCGGTGAGACCGTGGTGCTCGACGACGGCGGTCGCTTCTCGCGTGCCAGCGCGCCGGATTTCGACGATTTCGACCGCGCCTGGACCGCGAAGGCCATGGGCAATCGTTCGCTGCTGTTCCAGCGCCAGGGCAATTCCTGGCACGGTGTCCGTCGCCTTGACTGCCCGGAAGGCCGCCTGCGAAAGGTCTTCATCATCGTCGTCAATGCGGACAATCTCGCCGGCCGCCTGCGCCGCCTCTTCCACCGACCCGACGGCGCCTGA
- the ald gene encoding alanine dehydrogenase: MRIGIPRETKTLEGRVALVPAACGDLVRAGHDVYIEADAGRLSGFADSDFEAVGVKVLPDAAALYGKAELVVKVKEPIAGDLEHLREDHLLFCYLHLAAEPKLTERLLEIGLTGVAFETVEEADGSLPLLAPMSNIAGRIGVQVATHLLHQPQGGRGILLGGLPSADRGHVVVLGAGAAGGNSARLAAASGARVTVFDKRQDRLAEMMAIGPNVTALYPYIETVGDFVARADMVIGAVLVTGARAPHVVTREMISNMEAGSVVVDISVDQGGCFETTRPTTYADPTYKVDDVTHFAVTNMPGAVPRTSSQALSAAILPYVQRMARSDWAEMESLARGINVRDGELVHPALKS, translated from the coding sequence ATGCGTATCGGCATTCCGCGCGAAACGAAAACCCTGGAAGGCCGCGTTGCCCTGGTCCCCGCCGCCTGCGGCGATCTGGTCCGGGCCGGTCACGACGTCTACATCGAAGCCGACGCCGGCCGCTTGAGCGGCTTTGCGGATTCCGACTTCGAAGCGGTCGGCGTCAAGGTGCTGCCGGATGCCGCGGCCCTGTATGGCAAGGCCGAGCTGGTGGTCAAGGTCAAGGAGCCGATCGCCGGCGACCTCGAGCATCTGCGCGAAGACCACCTCCTGTTCTGCTATCTGCACCTGGCCGCCGAGCCCAAGCTGACCGAGCGCCTGCTCGAGATCGGCCTGACCGGCGTGGCCTTCGAGACCGTCGAGGAAGCCGATGGCAGCCTGCCGCTGCTGGCACCGATGAGCAACATCGCCGGGCGCATCGGCGTCCAGGTGGCGACCCACCTGCTGCACCAGCCGCAGGGTGGCCGGGGCATTCTGCTGGGCGGCCTGCCGTCGGCCGATCGTGGCCATGTCGTGGTATTGGGCGCCGGTGCGGCCGGTGGCAATTCCGCCCGTCTGGCGGCAGCCTCCGGTGCGCGCGTGACCGTGTTCGACAAGCGCCAGGATCGTCTGGCCGAGATGATGGCCATCGGTCCGAACGTGACCGCGCTGTACCCCTACATCGAGACCGTGGGTGATTTCGTCGCCCGCGCGGACATGGTGATCGGGGCCGTCCTGGTGACCGGCGCCCGCGCCCCCCACGTCGTGACCCGCGAGATGATTTCCAATATGGAAGCCGGCAGCGTGGTGGTCGATATCTCCGTCGACCAGGGCGGTTGCTTCGAGACGACCCGTCCGACGACCTATGCCGACCCGACCTACAAGGTCGATGACGTCACCCACTTTGCCGTCACCAACATGCCGGGCGCGGTGCCGCGCACCTCGAGCCAGGCCCTGTCGGCGGCGATCCTGCCGTACGTGCAGCGCATGGCGCGTTCGGATTGGGCGGAGATGGAGTCGCTGGCGCGGGGCATCAATGTGCGCGATGGCGAGCTGGTCCATCCGGCGCTCAAGTCCTGA
- a CDS encoding GNAT family N-acetyltransferase → MTNRASDRRTLLPGRIGALPRAAWNALSPDAGPFMDWRFLAALEDSGCLEPGSGWQPCPILVEDGQGQPLAAASAYLKQHSHGEFVFDWAWARAAEQTGLSWYPKLLVGAPFSPVSGPRLLGAESHPDAARTLIQALETMVESHRLSSAGINFCDRHDIELLREAGWLERFDWQFHWHNPGYRDFEDFLSMLKRKPRKNIRAERRRVQEAGWRFEWVSGEQMQPADLDLAERCYHSTFALYGNLPSLNRAFFERVAESFGPDFLICKAILNGQARAAAIFWRDRERLYGRYWGSLEDTRDVHFETCFYQGIDYCIRNGLRWFEPGAQGEHKIRRGFLPQKTHSFHLIRHPAMRQAIARHIEAEGAAMMRYRQHLEALNPMAESIGSGATAAE, encoded by the coding sequence TTGACGAACAGGGCGAGTGATCGACGGACACTGCTACCGGGGCGAATCGGCGCCCTGCCCCGTGCTGCCTGGAATGCGCTGAGCCCCGATGCCGGTCCGTTCATGGACTGGCGCTTTCTCGCCGCCCTCGAAGACAGCGGCTGCCTCGAACCGGGAAGCGGCTGGCAGCCCTGCCCCATCCTCGTCGAGGACGGTCAGGGGCAGCCCCTGGCCGCAGCCAGCGCCTACCTGAAACAACACAGCCACGGCGAATTCGTGTTCGACTGGGCCTGGGCACGGGCCGCCGAACAGACCGGCCTGAGCTGGTATCCCAAACTGCTGGTGGGCGCCCCATTCAGCCCCGTGTCCGGCCCACGCCTGCTCGGTGCCGAATCGCATCCCGACGCGGCCAGGACCTTGATCCAGGCCCTGGAGACGATGGTTGAAAGCCACCGCCTGTCCTCGGCCGGGATCAATTTCTGCGACCGGCACGACATCGAGCTGTTGCGCGAAGCCGGGTGGCTGGAGCGCTTCGACTGGCAGTTCCACTGGCACAACCCCGGCTACCGTGATTTCGAGGACTTCCTGTCGATGCTGAAGAGGAAGCCTCGCAAGAACATCCGCGCCGAGCGGCGTCGGGTGCAGGAGGCCGGCTGGCGCTTCGAGTGGGTCTCCGGTGAGCAGATGCAGCCCGCCGATCTGGATCTGGCCGAACGCTGCTACCACTCGACCTTCGCCCTGTACGGCAACCTGCCTTCGCTCAATCGGGCCTTCTTCGAGCGGGTCGCTGAGAGCTTCGGGCCCGACTTCCTCATCTGCAAGGCCATCCTGAATGGCCAGGCACGAGCCGCCGCGATCTTCTGGCGGGATCGCGAGCGCCTCTACGGCCGCTACTGGGGCAGCCTGGAAGACACCCGTGACGTCCACTTCGAAACCTGCTTCTACCAGGGCATCGACTACTGCATTCGCAACGGTCTGCGCTGGTTCGAGCCCGGCGCTCAGGGCGAGCACAAGATCCGACGCGGCTTCCTGCCGCAGAAGACCCACTCCTTCCACCTTATTCGCCACCCGGCCATGCGCCAGGCCATCGCCCGGCACATCGAGGCCGAGGGTGCGGCGATGATGCGCTATCGTCAGCATCTGGAGGCGCTGAACCCGATGGCGGAGTCGATCGGCTCGGGCGCCACAGCGGCCGAATGA
- a CDS encoding DNA translocase FtsK — translation MSKASAKKSAGNQADASSDSGGAMARRMAESAFLIILVLALYLLLALFSHDPTDPGWSRAASGSQVANLGGSFGAWLSDLFLVLFGYMAYVAPLLVGLAGLRILRERTEPASLAEWSVRTGGLLLIVLAGCILLDMQSRGALDDGGGVLGALLAGPMVRTMGFTGAALINLTILLAGITLFTGLSWIRVVDRTGRGAIWLAAWLVDRFGRLRDWFAGRRARAEREEVRKRDTIKRKTKPEVRIEPRVEPTITRPVETRHKQQPLFKHLSDSGVPPLDLLDEPKQAKAAFSEDALKAMSRQVELKLADFGVEVEVVAVHPGPVITRFELQPAPGVKGAQISNLAKDLARGLSVISVRVVDVIPGKSVIGLEIPNENREIVYLRDIFASEAYVKSSSPLTLGLGKSISGKPMTADIAKMPHLLVAGTTGSGKSVAINAMILSLLYKATPDQVRLIMVDPKMLELSVYEGIQHLLTPVVTDMKEAANALRWCVAEMERRYRLMAAVGVRNLAGFNRKIKEAIDKGEPIPDPLIDPSAIPAGEEAPTLTKLPYIVVVVDEFADMMMIVGKKVEQLIARLAQKARAAGIHLVLATQRPSVDVITGLIKANIPTRMAFQVSSRIDSRTILDQQGAEQLLGHGDMLYLPPGQGVPERIHGAFVDDHEVHGVVEWLKQQGEPDYLEDVLADTQTTSDGMTIGENGLPESSGGGDSDDELYDKAVAYVTSSRRASISSVQRQLRIGYNRAARLIEEMEAQGVVSPPEHNGQREVLAPAPPRD, via the coding sequence ATGAGCAAAGCTTCGGCCAAGAAATCCGCCGGCAATCAGGCCGACGCGTCGTCCGATTCGGGCGGCGCGATGGCGCGGCGGATGGCCGAGTCGGCCTTCCTGATCATCCTGGTGCTGGCCCTGTACCTGCTGCTGGCCCTGTTCTCGCACGACCCGACCGATCCGGGTTGGTCGCGGGCCGCCTCGGGCAGCCAGGTGGCCAATCTCGGTGGCTCCTTCGGGGCCTGGCTTTCGGATCTGTTCCTGGTGCTGTTCGGCTACATGGCCTACGTCGCCCCGCTGCTCGTGGGGCTGGCAGGCCTGCGCATCCTGCGCGAGCGGACCGAACCGGCCAGTCTGGCCGAATGGAGCGTTCGCACCGGCGGTCTGCTGCTGATCGTGCTGGCCGGCTGCATCCTGCTGGACATGCAGTCCCGCGGCGCGCTGGACGATGGCGGCGGGGTGCTCGGCGCCCTGCTGGCCGGGCCGATGGTGCGGACCATGGGCTTCACCGGAGCCGCCTTGATCAACCTCACCATCCTGCTCGCCGGGATCACCCTGTTCACCGGCCTGAGCTGGATTCGCGTGGTCGATCGCACGGGCCGTGGCGCGATCTGGCTGGCCGCCTGGCTGGTCGATCGCTTCGGCAGGCTGCGGGACTGGTTCGCGGGTCGTCGGGCGCGCGCCGAGCGCGAGGAAGTACGCAAACGCGACACGATCAAGCGCAAGACCAAGCCGGAGGTTCGGATCGAGCCCCGGGTGGAACCGACCATCACCAGGCCGGTCGAGACCCGCCACAAGCAGCAGCCCCTGTTCAAGCATCTGAGTGATTCGGGCGTGCCGCCGCTGGATCTGCTCGACGAGCCCAAGCAGGCCAAGGCCGCCTTCTCCGAAGACGCCCTGAAGGCGATGAGTCGCCAGGTCGAACTGAAACTGGCCGACTTCGGCGTCGAGGTGGAGGTCGTGGCCGTGCACCCGGGGCCGGTGATCACGCGTTTCGAGCTGCAGCCCGCGCCCGGGGTGAAGGGGGCGCAGATCTCCAATCTGGCCAAGGACCTGGCGCGCGGCCTCAGCGTGATTTCCGTGCGCGTGGTCGACGTCATCCCGGGCAAGAGCGTCATCGGCCTGGAAATCCCCAACGAGAATCGGGAGATCGTCTATCTGCGCGACATCTTCGCCTCGGAAGCCTACGTCAAGTCGTCCTCGCCGCTGACCCTGGGACTGGGCAAGAGCATTTCCGGCAAGCCGATGACGGCCGATATCGCCAAGATGCCGCACCTGCTGGTGGCCGGTACGACCGGCTCGGGGAAATCGGTGGCGATCAACGCGATGATTCTCAGCCTGCTCTACAAGGCCACGCCGGACCAGGTGCGCCTGATCATGGTCGACCCGAAGATGCTCGAACTGTCCGTCTACGAGGGCATCCAGCACCTGCTCACGCCGGTCGTGACCGACATGAAGGAAGCGGCCAATGCGCTGCGCTGGTGCGTGGCGGAAATGGAGCGGCGCTATCGTCTGATGGCGGCCGTGGGCGTGCGCAATCTGGCCGGCTTCAATCGCAAGATCAAGGAGGCCATCGACAAGGGCGAGCCGATTCCCGACCCCCTGATCGATCCCAGCGCCATTCCTGCCGGCGAAGAGGCGCCGACGCTGACCAAGCTGCCCTACATCGTGGTGGTGGTCGACGAGTTCGCCGATATGATGATGATCGTCGGCAAGAAGGTCGAACAGCTGATCGCCCGCCTGGCCCAGAAGGCGCGTGCCGCCGGCATCCATCTGGTGCTGGCCACGCAGCGGCCCTCCGTGGACGTGATCACCGGCCTGATCAAGGCCAATATCCCGACGCGGATGGCCTTCCAGGTCAGCTCGCGGATCGATTCGCGCACCATCCTCGACCAGCAGGGCGCCGAACAGCTGCTCGGCCACGGTGACATGCTCTATCTGCCGCCGGGGCAGGGCGTCCCCGAGCGAATCCACGGGGCCTTCGTCGACGACCACGAGGTGCACGGAGTGGTCGAGTGGCTCAAGCAACAGGGTGAGCCCGACTACCTCGAAGACGTACTGGCCGATACCCAGACGACCAGCGACGGCATGACCATCGGCGAAAACGGCCTGCCCGAGAGTTCCGGCGGCGGCGACTCCGACGATGAACTTTACGACAAGGCCGTTGCCTATGTGACCAGTAGTCGCCGGGCGTCGATCTCCTCGGTCCAGCGGCAGCTGCGCATCGGCTACAACCGCGCGGCCCGCCTGATCGAGGAAATGGAAGCCCAGGGCGTGGTCTCTCCGCCCGAGCACAATGGCCAGCGTGAAGTGCTGGCGCCGGCGCCGCCCCGCGACTGA
- the aat gene encoding leucyl/phenylalanyl-tRNA--protein transferase produces MSGILIPQLGPEPDAPFPDPAACRHPDGLVAWGGDLSQTRLLNAYRLGIFPWYEHGSPILWWSPEPRAVMIPGGWHLPRRLARTLRQGDFRIRLDQAFDKVVAACAAPRRDQNGTWITPAMQSAYLALHRAGHAHSLEVLSTEGELIGGLYGVALGKLFFAESKFHRRRDASKIALAVLMRCLESWDFLLADCQIWNPHLETMGVRLLDGTDFRAVVTEGIRREDLTGPWCERLGQVNLSDW; encoded by the coding sequence ATGTCCGGTATCCTCATCCCCCAACTCGGCCCAGAGCCCGATGCCCCCTTCCCCGATCCGGCGGCCTGCCGACATCCCGACGGCCTGGTCGCCTGGGGCGGGGATCTGAGCCAGACCCGACTGCTCAATGCCTATCGACTGGGCATCTTCCCCTGGTACGAGCACGGCTCCCCGATTCTCTGGTGGTCACCCGAACCCCGCGCCGTGATGATCCCGGGCGGCTGGCACCTGCCCCGCCGCCTTGCGCGCACGCTGCGACAGGGGGATTTCCGGATCCGACTCGATCAGGCCTTCGACAAGGTGGTCGCCGCCTGCGCCGCCCCGCGCAGGGACCAGAACGGCACCTGGATCACCCCGGCCATGCAAAGCGCCTATCTGGCGCTGCATCGGGCCGGCCATGCGCACAGCCTGGAAGTACTGTCGACGGAAGGTGAGCTGATCGGCGGCCTGTACGGAGTGGCGCTGGGCAAGCTGTTCTTCGCCGAGTCCAAGTTCCATCGGCGGCGCGATGCCTCGAAGATCGCCCTGGCCGTGCTGATGCGCTGTCTGGAGAGCTGGGACTTTCTGCTCGCCGATTGTCAGATCTGGAACCCGCATCTGGAAACGATGGGCGTTCGCCTGCTCGATGGCACCGACTTCCGGGCCGTGGTCACGGAGGGAATCCGGCGTGAGGATCTGACCGGCCCGTGGTGCGAACGCCTGGGCCAGGTCAATCTGAGCGACTGGTAA
- a CDS encoding reprolysin-like metallopeptidase, which yields MIVAMIAALIALPFALQSTSEPSPPTESADAPSAAEAIAPDLPEDAAPELAWQLDDSPRSASALAVSGLEQWPGERLLQIRAAARPRGDWLSLDLGPAGRIAGPVQRRVAHANGDESLLVRDGGHEALPRALLTWGEEGLFGRIQTEQGLFLVHSDAAGSWLVDVNDPKLSVDAFEHDVLEPSARTIASTAASMASGQEAIAQPASDDAHLIDVMFAYPPSMVERYPDGLITTRLNHLVAIANQTFVDTQVPVAVRLVGQTLVDYRASEENGETLGNLQQALAGNPVAGLGTLAAQRNALGADIVAFTWPHDIETRGSCGIAFFPFFENGRYDPSYGVHIDNDGFSNWSVCSDSVFTHELGHNLNAEHQRSRSSGDDPERSNYAWIRFGELHSIMGSFGTGDQDRYRRLDVFSNPAIQCGGAPCGSSAPGTGANNAAEILQLAPILASYRGSISSESVSRPGPSALDQDQDGQLDRDDPFPFDPFDGQGDPDPDPALVFSPRALADEADTDQELLVVSSGSNEVLAFGIDGEFRSVALRPERVNPGPILTGYSDLIADSEGRLYLLANGDVRRYDRLSGRLIDVFLGSQRPEPNDLLSAFPRAMATLPNNQFVVLGDTAIERYSADQGRLLTRLQGAEPTREPANWNEQLDLALRAAAHIALRLYVAEATGNRILAFSAATGQRLPDLAGPDNGRIVDPWDLAFDAQGRLYLANGEAANVLRYDLNAGFLDEFIPSGRGGLIHARALAFGPEGDLYVADRERDAVLRYDGETGAFLETVVEPGANGLDAPVSLAFSARIDQTVAGTSGHFFAPERAGEGWLVERLNDNTAAMSWFTYPPDSDAEAEQAWLVGIGAIDGARMVFDEVFVSRGQGFGVDFDPDSFELVPWGQLSMEFHDCNAGVAHWTGPEDWGSGEQRFDRLIEIPGLPCGSEPRPAEPARPGVSGQWFEPQRSGQGWFIEEVADGALFVAWYSYDAQGHQQWLVGNGEIAEGIAHFPEMLRPVGTRFGSAFDPGEVVLEPWGSLTIRFTDCLNAVAEYQAIDPTVGAGMLFPERLTQLEQLDCAIP from the coding sequence ATGATTGTTGCAATGATCGCGGCACTGATCGCCCTGCCCTTCGCGCTGCAATCGACCAGCGAGCCGAGCCCTCCGACCGAGTCGGCCGACGCGCCGAGCGCAGCAGAAGCGATCGCGCCGGACCTCCCCGAGGACGCGGCGCCGGAGCTGGCCTGGCAGCTGGACGACTCGCCCCGATCGGCCTCGGCCCTGGCCGTCTCTGGCCTCGAACAGTGGCCGGGGGAACGACTGCTGCAGATCCGAGCCGCCGCACGTCCTCGCGGCGACTGGCTGAGCCTGGACCTGGGCCCGGCGGGGCGCATCGCGGGACCGGTCCAGCGCCGCGTCGCACACGCCAACGGCGATGAGAGCCTGCTGGTCCGCGACGGCGGCCACGAGGCCCTGCCCCGAGCCCTCCTGACCTGGGGCGAGGAGGGTCTGTTCGGACGAATCCAGACCGAACAGGGCCTGTTCCTCGTGCACAGCGACGCGGCCGGCAGCTGGCTGGTCGACGTCAATGACCCGAAGCTGAGCGTCGATGCCTTCGAACACGACGTGCTGGAGCCATCGGCCAGGACCATCGCGTCGACCGCGGCGAGTATGGCCTCGGGCCAGGAAGCGATCGCGCAGCCGGCCTCCGATGACGCCCATCTGATCGACGTGATGTTCGCCTATCCGCCGAGCATGGTGGAGCGCTACCCGGACGGCCTGATCACCACCCGCCTCAACCATCTCGTCGCGATCGCCAACCAGACCTTCGTCGACACCCAGGTGCCGGTGGCGGTGCGCCTGGTCGGTCAGACCCTGGTCGACTACCGGGCCAGCGAGGAGAACGGCGAAACCCTGGGCAACCTGCAGCAGGCCCTGGCCGGGAATCCGGTGGCCGGACTGGGCACGCTCGCCGCGCAGCGCAACGCCCTGGGGGCGGACATCGTCGCCTTCACCTGGCCCCACGACATCGAGACCCGTGGCAGCTGCGGCATCGCCTTCTTTCCGTTCTTCGAGAACGGCCGATACGACCCGAGCTACGGCGTCCATATCGACAACGACGGCTTCAGCAACTGGTCGGTCTGCTCCGACTCGGTCTTCACCCACGAGCTGGGCCACAATCTGAACGCCGAGCACCAGCGCAGCCGCTCCAGCGGTGACGATCCGGAGCGCTCGAACTACGCCTGGATCCGCTTCGGCGAACTGCACAGCATAATGGGTAGTTTCGGCACCGGCGATCAGGACCGCTACCGACGCCTGGACGTGTTCTCGAACCCGGCCATCCAGTGCGGCGGCGCGCCCTGTGGTTCGAGCGCCCCCGGCACCGGCGCGAACAATGCGGCGGAAATCCTGCAGCTCGCACCGATCCTGGCCAGCTACCGGGGCTCGATCTCGAGCGAGTCGGTGAGCCGACCTGGCCCGAGCGCTCTGGATCAGGATCAGGACGGCCAGCTCGATCGGGACGACCCCTTCCCCTTCGATCCCTTCGACGGCCAGGGCGACCCGGACCCGGACCCTGCCCTGGTCTTCAGTCCTCGGGCACTGGCCGATGAGGCCGACACGGATCAGGAACTGCTGGTCGTCTCCTCCGGCAGCAACGAGGTCCTGGCCTTCGGCATCGATGGGGAATTTCGCAGCGTGGCCCTGCGCCCCGAGCGCGTCAATCCCGGGCCGATCCTGACCGGCTACTCCGATCTGATCGCGGATTCCGAAGGACGGCTCTATCTGCTCGCCAATGGCGATGTGCGTCGCTACGATCGTCTGTCCGGGCGACTGATCGATGTCTTCCTCGGCTCGCAACGACCGGAGCCGAACGATCTGCTCAGCGCATTTCCGCGCGCCATGGCCACCCTGCCCAACAACCAGTTCGTCGTCCTCGGCGACACGGCCATCGAGCGCTACAGCGCTGATCAGGGCCGGCTGCTGACGCGCCTGCAGGGCGCCGAGCCGACCCGGGAACCGGCGAACTGGAACGAACAGCTCGATCTCGCCCTGCGCGCGGCTGCCCATATCGCTCTGCGTCTCTATGTCGCCGAGGCCACCGGCAATCGCATCCTGGCCTTCTCGGCGGCCACCGGACAGCGTCTACCCGACCTCGCCGGCCCGGACAACGGCCGCATCGTCGATCCCTGGGATCTGGCCTTCGACGCCCAGGGACGCCTGTACCTGGCCAACGGCGAAGCCGCCAACGTGCTCCGCTATGACCTCAATGCCGGATTCCTCGACGAATTCATTCCGAGTGGCCGCGGTGGGCTGATCCACGCGCGCGCCCTGGCCTTCGGGCCCGAGGGCGATCTCTACGTCGCCGATCGCGAGCGCGACGCGGTGCTCCGCTACGACGGCGAAACGGGTGCCTTCCTCGAGACCGTGGTCGAACCGGGGGCGAACGGTCTCGATGCCCCCGTATCGCTCGCGTTCAGCGCCCGCATCGATCAGACCGTGGCCGGCACCAGCGGGCACTTCTTCGCTCCGGAACGCGCCGGCGAGGGCTGGCTGGTCGAGCGCCTGAACGACAACACCGCGGCCATGAGCTGGTTCACCTACCCGCCGGACAGCGACGCGGAGGCCGAGCAGGCCTGGCTCGTCGGCATCGGCGCCATCGACGGTGCCCGCATGGTCTTCGACGAAGTCTTCGTCAGCCGGGGCCAGGGCTTCGGTGTGGACTTCGACCCCGACAGCTTCGAGCTCGTTCCCTGGGGACAGTTGAGCATGGAATTCCATGACTGCAATGCCGGCGTGGCCCATTGGACCGGACCCGAGGACTGGGGCAGTGGCGAGCAGCGCTTCGATCGGCTCATCGAAATCCCCGGCCTGCCCTGCGGCAGCGAGCCGCGCCCGGCCGAACCGGCGCGCCCCGGCGTGTCCGGCCAGTGGTTCGAGCCGCAGCGATCGGGTCAGGGCTGGTTCATCGAGGAAGTGGCCGACGGCGCGCTGTTCGTTGCCTGGTACAGCTACGATGCGCAGGGGCACCAGCAATGGCTGGTCGGAAACGGGGAGATCGCCGAGGGCATCGCCCATTTCCCCGAGATGCTCCGACCGGTGGGGACGCGCTTCGGCTCGGCCTTCGACCCGGGCGAGGTCGTCCTGGAACCCTGGGGCAGCCTGACGATCCGCTTTACCGACTGCCTGAATGCAGTGGCCGAATATCAGGCGATCGACCCGACGGTCGGTGCGGGCATGCTCTTCCCGGAGCGCCTGACGCAGCTCGAGCAGCTCGACTGCGCCATCCCCTAA
- the trxB gene encoding thioredoxin-disulfide reductase, with translation MADTRHFRLLILGSGPAGYTAAVYAARANLEPAIITGIQQGGQLMTTTDVENWPGDYPDLQGPELMARMLKHAEAFDTEMIFDHIHTTDLSQRPFRLEGDSGIYTCDALIIATGASARYLGLDSEEAFKGRGVSACATCDGFFYRNKPVAVIGGGNTAVEEALYLSNIASKVVLVHRRDELRAEKILQERLFQRVEEGKVEIHWNHVLDEVLGDDDGVTGMRIRHVQDDSTRDFDLDAVFIAIGHDPNTRIFAEQIDMKDGYIQIRSGLEGMATQTSVPGVFAAGDVADHVYRQAVTSAGFGCMAALDAERFLDEQGE, from the coding sequence ATGGCCGACACCCGTCATTTCCGCCTGCTGATCCTCGGTTCCGGCCCGGCCGGCTACACTGCGGCGGTCTACGCGGCACGCGCCAACCTCGAGCCCGCCATCATCACCGGCATCCAGCAGGGCGGCCAGCTGATGACCACGACGGACGTCGAGAACTGGCCGGGCGACTACCCGGATCTCCAGGGTCCGGAGTTGATGGCCCGGATGCTCAAGCATGCCGAGGCCTTCGACACGGAGATGATCTTCGACCACATCCACACGACCGACCTGAGCCAGCGCCCCTTCCGCCTGGAGGGCGACAGCGGGATCTACACCTGCGACGCCCTGATCATCGCCACCGGTGCCTCGGCACGCTACCTCGGCCTCGACTCGGAAGAAGCCTTCAAGGGCCGCGGCGTGTCGGCCTGCGCCACCTGCGACGGCTTCTTCTACCGCAACAAGCCGGTGGCCGTGATCGGCGGCGGCAACACCGCCGTCGAGGAAGCGCTCTATCTGTCGAACATCGCCTCCAAGGTCGTGCTGGTGCACCGGCGCGACGAACTTCGCGCCGAGAAGATCCTCCAGGAGCGCCTCTTCCAGCGCGTCGAGGAAGGCAAGGTCGAAATCCACTGGAACCACGTTCTCGACGAGGTGCTCGGCGACGATGACGGCGTGACCGGCATGCGCATTCGCCACGTTCAGGACGACAGCACCCGGGATTTCGATCTGGACGCGGTCTTCATCGCGATCGGTCATGATCCGAACACGCGGATCTTCGCCGAGCAGATCGACATGAAGGACGGCTACATCCAGATTCGATCCGGCCTGGAGGGCATGGCCACCCAGACCAGCGTGCCCGGCGTGTTCGCCGCCGGCGACGTCGCCGACCACGTCTATCGGCAGGCCGTGACCTCCGCGGGCTTCGGCTGCATGGCCGCCCTCGACGCCGAACGCTTCCTTGACGAACAGGGCGAGTGA
- a CDS encoding LolA family protein → MKPMLLLLLAALASGLPAQESARGQLDRFADQLQSMSGRFSQTTLDADGFISESSSGEIFFAAPDRFRWRYVDPFPQELVADGERLWHYDEALEQVTVRPQPPAEESPLLVLTRPELLDRFYRIEDSGMEDVIEFRPLAEEAEFERARLFFADGLPVALELNDTFGQLTRLELEGLVRNPELDSALFRFVPPPGADVLEGY, encoded by the coding sequence ATGAAACCCATGCTGTTGCTGCTTCTCGCCGCCCTGGCCTCCGGCCTGCCGGCGCAGGAATCGGCCCGCGGTCAACTCGATCGATTTGCCGATCAGCTTCAATCCATGTCCGGGCGATTCTCGCAGACGACCCTGGATGCCGATGGCTTCATTTCCGAATCCTCATCGGGAGAGATCTTCTTTGCCGCCCCCGATCGCTTTCGCTGGCGCTACGTCGACCCCTTTCCCCAGGAGCTGGTGGCCGATGGCGAGCGTCTCTGGCATTACGACGAGGCCCTGGAGCAGGTCACGGTGCGTCCTCAGCCGCCGGCCGAAGAGTCGCCGCTGCTGGTGCTGACCCGACCGGAACTGCTCGATCGCTTCTACCGCATCGAGGACAGCGGCATGGAGGACGTGATCGAGTTCCGACCCCTGGCCGAGGAGGCCGAGTTCGAGCGGGCACGCCTGTTTTTCGCCGATGGCCTGCCGGTGGCGCTGGAGCTGAACGACACCTTCGGTCAGCTGACCCGACTGGAGCTCGAAGGCCTCGTCCGCAACCCCGAGCTGGACTCGGCCTTGTTCCGCTTCGTGCCGCCGCCCGGGGCGGACGTGCTCGAAGGCTACTGA